In Paractinoplanes brasiliensis, the following proteins share a genomic window:
- the rpsS gene encoding 30S ribosomal protein S19, with the protein MPRSLKKGPFVDDHLIKKVEVQNEKNSKNVIKTWSRRSTIIPDMLGHTIAVHDGRKHVPVFITEAMVGHKLGEFALTRTFKGHEKDDRKSRRR; encoded by the coding sequence ATGCCACGCAGCCTGAAGAAGGGCCCGTTCGTCGACGACCACCTGATCAAGAAGGTGGAAGTCCAGAACGAGAAGAACTCGAAGAACGTCATCAAGACCTGGTCGCGGCGCTCGACGATCATCCCCGACATGCTCGGGCACACGATCGCCGTGCACGACGGGCGCAAGCACGTCCCGGTGTTCATCACCGAGGCCATGGTCGGTCACAAGCTCGGGGAGTTCGCTCTGACCCGCACGTTCAAGGGTCACGAGAAGGACGACCGCAAGAGCCGTCGTCGCTAG
- the rplV gene encoding 50S ribosomal protein L22 translates to MPTKNDAPALPGSRAVAKHVRISPNKARRVVNLVRGLPAKEALTVLQFAPQAASEQVYKVLASAIANAENNERLDPDALLVSEAFVDEGPTLKRFRPRAQGRAYRIRKRTSHITIAVEAVQVARPAKKAAAAKKATPAKKAEPAAETQTTEESE, encoded by the coding sequence ATGCCAACGAAGAACGACGCTCCGGCTCTGCCGGGTAGTCGCGCGGTTGCGAAGCACGTCCGCATCTCGCCGAACAAGGCACGCCGTGTGGTCAACCTCGTCCGCGGTCTGCCCGCGAAGGAGGCTCTGACCGTGCTGCAGTTCGCGCCGCAGGCCGCGAGCGAGCAGGTCTACAAGGTGCTCGCGAGCGCTATCGCGAACGCGGAGAACAACGAGCGGCTCGACCCGGACGCGCTCCTGGTCAGCGAGGCGTTCGTCGACGAGGGCCCGACGCTCAAGCGGTTCCGTCCGCGGGCGCAGGGCCGGGCGTATCGGATCCGCAAGCGCACCAGCCACATCACGATCGCCGTCGAGGCGGTCCAGGTCGCCCGGCCGGCCAAGAAGGCTGCCGCGGCGAAGAAGGCGACGCCGGCCAAGAAGGCTGAGCCGGCCGCCGAGACCCAGACGACGGAGGAGTCCGAGTAA
- the rplB gene encoding 50S ribosomal protein L2, producing MAIRKYKPTTPGRRGSSVADFAELTRSTPEKSLLVPLPKKGGRNVHGRITTRHQGGGHKRQYRLIDFKRVDKDGVPAKVAHIEYDPNRTSRIALLHYADGEKRYILAPKDLKQGDRVESGPGADIKPGNNLPLRNIPVGTTVHGVELRPGGGAKLARSAGVGIQLLGREGAYATLRMPSGEIRRVDIRCRATVGEIGNAEQSNINWGKAGRMRWKGKRPTVRGVAMNPIDHPHGGGEGKTSGGRHPVNPAGKPEGRTRRKGQESDKLIVRRRYATRKRG from the coding sequence ATGGCTATCCGTAAGTACAAGCCGACCACGCCGGGCCGTCGCGGCTCGAGCGTCGCCGACTTCGCCGAGCTCACCCGGTCCACCCCGGAGAAGTCTCTGCTGGTTCCGCTGCCCAAGAAGGGTGGTCGCAACGTCCACGGCCGCATCACCACGCGGCACCAGGGCGGCGGCCACAAGCGGCAGTACCGGCTGATCGACTTCAAGCGGGTCGACAAGGACGGCGTGCCGGCCAAGGTCGCTCACATCGAGTACGACCCGAACCGCACCTCCCGCATCGCACTGCTGCACTACGCCGACGGCGAGAAGCGCTACATCCTCGCGCCGAAGGACCTGAAGCAGGGCGACCGCGTCGAGAGCGGCCCGGGCGCGGACATCAAGCCGGGGAACAACCTTCCCCTGCGCAACATCCCGGTCGGTACGACGGTCCACGGTGTGGAGCTTCGTCCCGGCGGTGGCGCCAAGCTGGCCCGTTCGGCCGGTGTCGGTATCCAGCTGCTCGGCCGTGAGGGCGCGTACGCCACGCTGCGTATGCCCTCCGGTGAGATCCGGCGGGTCGACATCCGTTGCCGCGCCACGGTCGGCGAGATCGGCAATGCCGAACAGTCGAACATCAACTGGGGCAAGGCCGGCCGCATGCGCTGGAAGGGCAAGCGCCCGACCGTCCGCGGTGTCGCCATGAACCCGATCGACCACCCGCACGGTGGTGGTGAGGGCAAGACCTCCGGTGGTCGCCACCCGGTCAACCCGGCTGGTAAGCCCGAGGGCCGTACCCGCCGCAAGGGCCAGGAGAGCGACAAGCTGATCGTTCGCCGCCGCTACGCCACCCGCAAGCGCGGGTAA
- the rpsJ gene encoding 30S ribosomal protein S10, whose translation MAGQKIRIRLKAYDHEVVDSSARKIVETVTRTGAQVAGPVPLPTEINRFCVIRSPHKYKDSREHFEMRTHKRLIDIIDPTPKTVDSLMRLDLPAGVDIEIKL comes from the coding sequence ATGGCGGGACAGAAGATCCGCATCCGGCTCAAGGCCTATGACCACGAGGTCGTCGACTCCTCGGCTCGGAAGATCGTCGAGACGGTGACGCGTACCGGGGCGCAGGTTGCTGGCCCGGTGCCGCTGCCCACGGAGATCAACCGTTTCTGCGTCATCCGCTCGCCGCACAAGTACAAGGACTCGCGCGAGCACTTCGAGATGCGCACGCACAAGCGGCTGATCGACATCATCGACCCGACTCCCAAGACGGTCGACTCGCTCATGCGCCTCGACCTGCCGGCTGGCGTCGACATCGAGATCAAGCTGTAG
- the rplW gene encoding 50S ribosomal protein L23 gives MSTIADPRDIIIKPVVSEKSYSVLDQNWYTFLVHPDANKTEIKIAIQQIFNVRVLTVNTANREGKRKRTRTGFGQRKATKRAMVKLADGDRIEAFGGPVS, from the coding sequence GTGAGCACCATCGCCGACCCGCGCGACATCATCATCAAGCCGGTCGTCTCCGAGAAGAGCTACAGCGTTCTCGACCAGAACTGGTACACGTTCCTCGTGCACCCGGACGCGAACAAGACCGAGATCAAGATCGCGATCCAGCAGATCTTCAACGTCCGCGTGCTGACGGTGAACACCGCGAACCGCGAGGGCAAGCGTAAGCGCACCCGCACCGGCTTCGGTCAGCGCAAGGCGACCAAGCGCGCGATGGTCAAGCTGGCTGACGGCGACCGTATCGAGGCCTTCGGCGGCCCGGTCAGCTAA
- the tuf gene encoding elongation factor Tu, whose amino-acid sequence MAKAKFERTKPHVNIGTIGHIDHGKTTLTAAITKVLHDEYPDLNPYTPFDEIDKAPEEKARGITISIAHVEYQTAARHYAHVDCPGHADYIKNMITGAAQMDGAILVVAATDGPMPQTKEHVLLARQVGVPYIVVALNKSDMVDDEELLELVELEVRELLSTYEFPGDDLPVVRVSALKALEGDKEWTGKLLELMNAVDTAIPQPERETEKPFLMPIEDVFTITGRGTVVTGRAERGILKPNEEVEIVGIREKSTKTVCTGIEMFRKLLDEARAGENVGLLLRGIKREDVERGMVVVKPGTTTPHTEFEGQVYILSKEEGGRHTPFFQNYRPQFYFRTTDVTGVVTLPEGTEMVMPGDSTSMSVKLIQPIAMEQGLKFAIREGGRTVGAGTVTKINA is encoded by the coding sequence GTGGCGAAGGCGAAGTTCGAGCGGACTAAGCCGCACGTCAACATCGGCACCATTGGTCACATCGACCACGGTAAGACGACGCTGACTGCGGCCATCACGAAGGTCCTGCACGACGAGTACCCGGACCTCAACCCGTACACCCCGTTCGACGAGATCGACAAGGCGCCGGAGGAGAAGGCCCGCGGCATCACGATCTCGATCGCACACGTCGAGTACCAGACCGCGGCGCGGCACTACGCGCACGTGGACTGCCCCGGCCACGCTGACTACATCAAGAACATGATCACCGGTGCCGCCCAGATGGACGGCGCGATCCTGGTGGTCGCCGCGACCGACGGCCCGATGCCGCAGACCAAGGAGCACGTGCTCCTGGCCCGCCAGGTCGGCGTTCCGTACATCGTCGTCGCCCTGAACAAGAGCGACATGGTGGACGACGAGGAGCTGCTCGAGCTCGTCGAGCTCGAGGTCCGCGAGCTGCTCAGCACCTACGAGTTCCCGGGTGACGACCTGCCGGTCGTGCGGGTCTCGGCGCTCAAGGCGCTCGAGGGTGACAAGGAGTGGACCGGCAAGCTCCTCGAGCTGATGAACGCGGTCGACACCGCGATCCCGCAGCCCGAGCGCGAGACCGAGAAGCCGTTCCTCATGCCCATCGAGGACGTCTTCACGATCACCGGCCGCGGCACCGTGGTCACGGGTCGCGCCGAGCGCGGCATCCTCAAGCCGAACGAGGAGGTCGAGATCGTCGGCATCCGCGAGAAGTCGACGAAGACCGTCTGCACCGGCATCGAGATGTTCCGCAAGCTGCTCGACGAGGCCCGCGCGGGCGAGAACGTCGGTCTGCTGCTCCGCGGTATCAAGCGCGAGGACGTCGAGCGCGGCATGGTCGTTGTGAAGCCGGGCACCACGACTCCCCACACGGAGTTCGAGGGCCAGGTCTACATCCTCTCGAAGGAGGAGGGCGGCCGTCACACGCCGTTCTTCCAGAACTACCGCCCGCAGTTCTACTTCCGCACCACGGACGTCACCGGCGTCGTCACGCTGCCCGAGGGCACCGAGATGGTCATGCCGGGCGACTCCACCAGCATGTCGGTCAAGCTGATCCAGCCGATCGCCATGGAGCAGGGCCTGAAGTTCGCGATCCGTGAGGGTGGCCGCACCGTCGGCGCCGGCACGGTCACGAAGATCAACGCCTAG
- the rplC gene encoding 50S ribosomal protein L3, whose product MDRQVKGILGAKLGMTQVWDNNKVVPVTVVQAGPCVVTQVRTDEKDGYAAVQLAYGAIDPRKVNKPEGGHFAKAGVSPRRHVVELRTTDAGEYELGQEVTVDTFAVGTSIDVTGKTRGKGYAGVMKRHGFHGLKSSHGVERKHRSPGSIGACATPGRVFKGVRMAGRMGSQRFTVQNLTVQAVDTENNLILVKGAVPGPKGALVLVRTAAKKKGGAK is encoded by the coding sequence ATGGACAGGCAAGTTAAGGGGATCCTGGGCGCCAAGCTCGGCATGACCCAGGTCTGGGACAACAACAAAGTCGTCCCGGTGACCGTGGTGCAGGCCGGCCCTTGCGTCGTGACCCAGGTCCGCACAGATGAGAAGGACGGCTACGCCGCCGTCCAGCTGGCGTACGGTGCGATCGACCCTCGGAAGGTCAACAAGCCCGAGGGCGGCCACTTCGCGAAGGCCGGTGTCTCGCCCCGGCGGCACGTCGTCGAGCTCCGCACGACCGATGCCGGCGAGTACGAGCTCGGTCAGGAGGTGACGGTTGACACGTTCGCCGTCGGCACCTCGATCGACGTCACGGGCAAGACCCGCGGTAAGGGTTACGCCGGTGTCATGAAGCGGCACGGCTTCCACGGTCTCAAGAGCAGCCACGGTGTCGAGCGCAAGCACCGCTCGCCCGGCTCCATCGGCGCCTGCGCGACCCCGGGTCGCGTCTTCAAGGGCGTCCGGATGGCCGGTCGCATGGGTAGCCAGCGCTTCACCGTGCAGAACCTCACCGTGCAGGCGGTCGACACCGAGAACAACCTGATCCTGGTCAAGGGCGCTGTGCCCGGACCCAAGGGCGCGCTCGTTCTCGTCCGCACCGCGGCGAAGAAGAAGGGCGGCGCCAAGTGA
- the rplD gene encoding 50S ribosomal protein L4, with protein MSSVDVINVEGNKAGSVELPDSVFDVQANIPLMHQVVVAQLAAARQGTAKAKTRGEVAGGGKKPYKQKGTGRARQGSIRAPQFTGGGVVHGPVPRDYSQRTPKKMKAAALRGALSDRARDGRVHVVEAFVSGDKPSTKAAIATLRKATESTKVLVVLSSTDELNWLSLRNEATVHLLEAGQLNTYDVLVADEVVFTKDALDEFLGAAPATAEGENK; from the coding sequence GTGAGCTCGGTTGACGTGATCAACGTTGAGGGCAACAAGGCCGGCTCGGTCGAGCTGCCGGACTCGGTGTTCGACGTCCAGGCCAACATCCCGCTGATGCACCAGGTCGTCGTGGCCCAGCTCGCCGCCGCCCGTCAGGGCACGGCCAAGGCCAAGACCCGCGGCGAGGTCGCCGGTGGCGGCAAGAAGCCGTACAAGCAGAAGGGCACCGGTCGCGCCCGCCAGGGCTCGATCCGCGCGCCGCAGTTCACCGGTGGTGGCGTCGTGCACGGTCCCGTGCCGCGCGACTACTCGCAGCGGACCCCCAAGAAGATGAAGGCCGCCGCCCTGCGTGGGGCCCTCTCGGACCGGGCCCGCGACGGCCGCGTGCACGTGGTCGAGGCGTTCGTCAGCGGCGACAAGCCGTCGACCAAGGCCGCGATCGCCACGCTGCGCAAGGCCACCGAGTCCACCAAGGTCCTGGTCGTGCTGAGCAGCACCGACGAGCTGAACTGGCTCTCGCTGCGCAACGAGGCGACCGTGCACCTGCTCGAGGCCGGCCAGCTCAACACGTACGACGTGCTGGTGGCCGACGAGGTGGTCTTCACCAAGGACGCGCTCGACGAGTTCCTGGGCGCTGCTCCGGCGACCGCCGAGGGGGAGAACAAGTGA